One Pectobacterium cacticida genomic window, GAGAAAGATCTTACCAAACCGGCAACGCTTGAGCAGGTTTCTGAACATGTGGTCCGGCTGACGATCGGTGAAGGGCGCTATCATCAGGTGAAAAGGATGTTTGCCGCGGTAGGGAATCGGGTCGTGGCGCTGCACCGTGAGCGCATAGGCGATATTTATCTGGATAGTCAACTGGAGCCGGGAGCATACCGGGCGTTACGTGATGAAGAGATTGCCAGCGTAAAATAAGGCGACTCACCATTCCCCTCTTTCTTCTCTGGAGTTATTAGTGCGATTACGCCGTTCTTCTCATCTTGGCCTGATCTTTATCCTTGGCCTGATTTCGATGCTAATGCCGCTGGCCATCGATATGTATTTGCCTGCCTTACCGACTATTGCTAACGAGTTTGGCGTGGGAAGTGGGCAAGTTCAAATGACGCTCAGTACCTATGTACTGGGTTTTGCGCTAGGTCAGATGTTTTATGGGCCGATGGCGGATAGCCTGGGGCGTAAGCCGGTAATTCTTGGCGGCACATTGGTTTTTGCGTTCGCTGGTGCTGCCTGTGCGCTGGCACAAACGATAGAACACCTGATTTATATGCGTTTCTTACATGGCATTTCTGCCGCAGCAGCGTCGGTGGTAATTAACGCATTGATGCGCGATATGTTTTCACGGGATGATTTTTCTCGCATGATGTCGTTTGTTGTGTTGGTAATGACCATTGCGCCGTTGATAGCGCCCATTGTCGGCGGCTGGTTGCTGTTGTTGTTTAGCTGGCATGCCATTTTCTGGACCATTTCCGGGGCGGCGTTTCTGACATCTGCGTTGATTTTCTTTTTTATTAAGGAAACCTTACCGCCCGCGAAGCGGCAAGCGTTCCATTTACGTACGACCATAGGTAATTTTGCCATTTTATTCCGCCATAAACGGGTATTTAGCTATATGGTGGCCAGTGGACTATCGTTTTGCGGTATGTTTTCTTTCCTGAGTGCCGGACCATTTGTCTATATTGATCTCTATGGCGTGTCCCCCCAGCATTTTGGCTACTACTTTGCTTTGAACATCGTCTTCCTATTTATAATGACGCTATTTAACAGCCGTAATGTACGCCGGTTAGGTGCTATGTCGATGTTTCGAACGGGATTAATCATTCAGTG contains:
- a CDS encoding Bcr/CflA family multidrug efflux MFS transporter, producing MRLRRSSHLGLIFILGLISMLMPLAIDMYLPALPTIANEFGVGSGQVQMTLSTYVLGFALGQMFYGPMADSLGRKPVILGGTLVFAFAGAACALAQTIEHLIYMRFLHGISAAAASVVINALMRDMFSRDDFSRMMSFVVLVMTIAPLIAPIVGGWLLLLFSWHAIFWTISGAAFLTSALIFFFIKETLPPAKRQAFHLRTTIGNFAILFRHKRVFSYMVASGLSFCGMFSFLSAGPFVYIDLYGVSPQHFGYYFALNIVFLFIMTLFNSRNVRRLGAMSMFRTGLIIQCVMGIWLIIVCLFDLGFLPLVFGVALFVGCIAMVASNAMAVILDGFPHMAGTASSLAGTLRFGLGAVVGLILSLASFNSAWPMVISMAACSMGAILLYLFAHRSNAS